The sequence below is a genomic window from Tenacibaculum tangerinum.
CAAGAGGATTGTAAAAGCCATATCTACTTTGAAAACGGAGTAGCTATTGGCACAAAATGGGCGATGCTATGTATTGACGATATGCTAAGGACTAAGAAGTTTATCAGAGGAATTGATATGGCTATAAAAGATCAGATGCACCAAAAAGATACTCTTCGCATTCTATACGCTGGTACAGGACCTTTTGCAACACTCCTATTGCCTCTTATGGTAAAGTATGCCGAGTACAACATACATTACGATTTATTAGAAATAAACCCTTTGAGTTTTAAAAGCTTAAAAGAAATAATAAAAAAACTAAACATAGAAACTTGCAATATTACCTTTATAAATGATGATGCTACAAAATATGCAATACCCACCAACGCTTGTCCAGACATTATTGTAAGTGAAACGATGCAACTTGCATTAGACAAAGAACAACAAGTATCTATATTTTATAACTTAACAAAACAAGCGCATCCAAACACCGTCTTTATCCCCGAAAAAATAGACTTATTTATCGGTACAAGAATCAAGGGTATTGATGAGCTTGATACGCAACAAAAACGCTATCAAAAACACCATAAAGTATTCGAGGTTAGCAAACAAGCGATGAAATCTAACGATTGGATAATCGATAAAACCTCTGGTAAATTAGATTTTGCACAAAGACATACAGTACTAACCGATAAAGAGCTTTCTACAGCAAGTGAAATTGTAGTGATGACAGAAATTACTATCTATAAAGACATACAACTAACCTTGAACGAAAGCGGTTTAACCATTCCTAAATATATTAAAGATGTTTCTGAAAACAAAGATAAAACTATGACTATCGAATCTCAATATATCATTGGTTCAGAACCTAAACTTAGTTTAAAAACTTCTTCTAATCAACTTACTTGAGAACATATTTTATAACCTGAAAGTTACTCTTGCTTATATACTCTTTTTAAATCCAACAAATCAATAGGATTGATTCCCAGCCCATGTACATTTTTCTGTGTAAAACGAATTACCTCATCGTAATACAATGGTACAACAGGTGCTTCAGCAATAATAATACTATCCATCTGCTGATAGAGTTCATATCGCCTTTCGATACTTACTTCTTTAATAGATTGCTCGTATAAAGTATCAAAAAAATCATTTTTAAAATGTGTGTAATTCGGTCCGTTAGGCGTAAAGTTTTTGCTATAAAAAAGTGATAGGT
It includes:
- a CDS encoding SAM-dependent methyltransferase; this encodes MNLKKELLRIASVFLEDTTDYLKLSAAIKEYKNMLLQSIESDMEQEDCKSHIYFENGVAIGTKWAMLCIDDMLRTKKFIRGIDMAIKDQMHQKDTLRILYAGTGPFATLLLPLMVKYAEYNIHYDLLEINPLSFKSLKEIIKKLNIETCNITFINDDATKYAIPTNACPDIIVSETMQLALDKEQQVSIFYNLTKQAHPNTVFIPEKIDLFIGTRIKGIDELDTQQKRYQKHHKVFEVSKQAMKSNDWIIDKTSGKLDFAQRHTVLTDKELSTASEIVVMTEITIYKDIQLTLNESGLTIPKYIKDVSENKDKTMTIESQYIIGSEPKLSLKTSSNQLT